Within the Bradyrhizobium ottawaense genome, the region AGGTAACGCAGATCCTTGCGTTCCGTAATCCAAGGGAGCTGGGTGCGTGACCTGCGATGCTCATGATCACGTCGAAAGACCAGACCCGAGACCTTCGTCGCCTTGATGGCGTCGAGCTCCGCCATTAATTCGGGAAATAAGGGTGTGCCGGCTTCGTCGAACAGAGGCCACCAGGCCTCTTCACCATTCTTCGGATGTACAATTCTCACGCTATTCGGCCGCTCATTTGGCCGATAATGCGAGATTTCGAAGGCTCCGAACACGTGTTCTTGCCGCTGCAACCACTCCCAAGTCAACAACGCGGCCGTTGCGACTGAGCCGTATCCGAGCTTGTTTGCGGCTATCCTGAATGCAACGAGTTCATCCCAAGTCGCTGTTGGCGTTTCGCGCGGAAGCTTGCCAAGCGTGCGGATTTTTAGGCCCATACGCGAGAATGGATTGCTCGCCGGCACCTCCGTTTCGTACGCGCGTTGACCAACAAACCAGGCGCGCCGGCAAGCTGTCATGGATGCATTTGCAGAGCGGCGACGCTCGCGCTTCACGACGTTTCCGTCCGCGTCTTTGTCCTCCACAACGAGCAGCTTCGCGTAAACTGCGTCGACGAATCGTTTCGTGAAGTCAGAAATCTGCTTGGAGCCCGCGCGGCTACCATCCTTCAGTTTTTGGTTGGCAAACAGCGCCAGGCCGTTTTCGTAGCCGCGCTGCGTTTTGTGATCTATCTCGTTCCATTTCTGATGTGCTTTGAAGACATTGACCAGCCAATCGAAACTGCCAGGCACAGGAGTCGCTGGAACCATGTCGGTCAATCCTCTTGAACGCCAGCTGTCGAAGGCGGGCAGCAGAACATTCTCGACTCGGTCTAAGGCAGCCGCATAATCCTCCCCTAACGCTTCGGCCTGGGCGTAGCAGGCCTGTTTGCGGGCCCAGGTCGGCGGCTCAAAGAAGTATGCCCATCGACCGCTCTTCAGTGGCTTTCGCCGGCAGTAGCGGGGAAGCTTCAACGCGGTGTGGGGTAGTTTCATACGAGAGAGGCCAAGTCTTGTTCTTCTAATCGATCCTGAACCATCGCCTTGCCTGGTGCGGTGATCCGATCGATAGTCGCCTTCGACCAAACTGGCTCTCGAGTACGACCAACTCCGTGATAGCCGATTGGCGGTGGGGCCTCGCCGCGGCCGACAGCGCGCGCGAGCTCGCCTGTATCGCGGTAATCCAGGTAGGCGGCGGCCATGTCCGCGCGCATGAGTGCGGGCCACGCGCTGATTGGCGGATAACGGGCAGGAAGGGCGATGCGTCGTGTCATGACTGTCGGCTCGCGCATCAATGGATCAGTCGTCCAATTTGCTCATTCATTCCACCGACGAAATCGCGGGATCTTTCAGAGCGCCATCGCCTGGTGCGCGACCCAAGAGAAATTGCAAATTTAGGTAACTCGGCTCGCTCTTGACCGTTTCGTGCCTCATGCTTGCACACTTCCTCACCTTTCGAATCAACCGGGCCTTCCAGATAGAGAACGACAAGCCTGTGGAAAAAGAGGCTGCCAAGTACCGGTGCGATAATTGAGTGATTTGGAGTGCAAATGGGACGGGTGATCCAAGCAGAAGGAAGCGATCAGGGTTCGCATGTTCGGTCGCACAGCCCGGTAGAATGCTTGCCGAAGGGTTGCGTTGGAGATGGCGGCGCGCCGCTGACTGCTAGGATCCGATCTGTCTGAATCGCACCTACCCGGAATGAAGGTCGTCGGGCACGATGCACAATCTCTTCGCTTCGCATGGGCCGCCGGAAGCGGCGAGAGGCGAGACTACTTGAGGCGCGCGGCGACGCTTATCGACTTCCGCTTTGGATAACAGCCGGTCGTCACGAGCGAAATCGAAAGATCGTAACGAAGCGAGGGCCGAAGGCTTGGTGGGCGCACCAGGGCTCGAACCTGGGACCCGATGATTAAGAGTCATCTGATTTGAGCAGGCTATCAATGGTCAAACCGACAGATCTGTCGCTCACCCAGCTCAAAAACCACGACTGGTCTTGTCGTTGTCGGAACAACAGCCCTCGCTAGATGTGGGTGCCACAGTGAGGTATCGACGGCGCGCAATCGTGCCGTTGATATGACTTGATTTGTACCTCTGCGCGTGCGGCGAGCGCCGCACCGGGCTCTCGTGAACCGAGCCGCGCGGCGTCTCGGCCATACGGCTTCGATCCCTCGCGCGGAATGAGGTGTCCCTCGCCGAAGGCGCTCGGTCCGGGTCCTGTGGCGCTTCGCGCGGACGCTATGATGACGCGCCTGCGGCTGCCTTCGTTGGTCTCGCTGTCGGCGAGTAGTTAGGCTTGCGCTACGCAAACTGCGTTTTCCATCGTCTCTGCCTTCGAATTGGGCTGCGCGCCATGGATCCTTGTTGGCGGTTGATAAGCGGATCGACCGACCAGCCTCCTCGCAGCACGACCGAAGAGTCAAAAGGAGGGCCGGGTTTGCCGTGACGGGTTGATGGCCGCGAGAGAGGCTCGTGGGACCCGTCGCGGAGAACCGGGATGTCCAGACATGTTCGCAAGGCCCAATTCGTCACCGATCGGACCAATTTGTATGAAGATATCACTCGCAAGATTATCGCCGAGCTGGAAGCTGGGAGCGTCCCGTGGGTCCGGCCCTGGGCTGCGGCTAAGGCGCCGCTTGCATTGCCTCACAACGCCGCAACCCGTCGACGATATGGGGGCATCAACATTCTGATCCTGCTGGGCGCCGCCGTCGAGCGGGGTTTTTCAGGCCAGAGCTGGCTCACTTTCCGCCAAGCATTGTCGATCGGGGGCTGTGTTCGTAAAGGCGAGCGCGGTACGACCGTTGTCTATACCGACCGCTTTGTGCCGGCCGAGGAGATAAAGCGGGCGAGTACGGCGGGTGATGAAGCTCGGGCGATTCCGTTCCTGAAGCGATTTACAGTTTTTAATACCGAGCAATGTGACGGCCTATCCGCCGATGCCTCTAGCATCGCACCGTCGTCTCATATGGTTGAGCCGCAGGTCGAAGCGCTGATCCGTGCGACCAGGATCGACTTCCGTATTGGGGGCGACCGGGCCTTCTACTGTCCTCGCAACGACTACGTTCAGGTGCCGGCTCTGGCCGCCTATTTCGAGACGATCAACTGGCACAGGACCGCGCTGCATGAGTTGGCGCACGCCAGCGGGCATTCCTCCCGGCTCAATCGCGATCTCTCGGGCGGCTACGGTACCAAAGAATACGCCTTCGAGGAAATCATCGCCGAGATGTCCTCTTCGTTTTGCTGTGCGTCGCTCGGCATTGTGCCTACCGTGCGGCACGCCGACTACATCGACTCATGGCTCAAGGTGCTACGCGAGGATAATCGCGCGATTGTGCGGGCGGCTTCGCAAGCCAGCAAGGTCGCGGATTATCTCCTCGGTTTTCTCCCCGATCTCGGGGTGGGCGCGCCGACGTTAGTCGACGATCACGAGGCGACGTAAATCGTCTCCGCCGCCTGTCGAGAGAGTGAGAGAACGGGCCGGTTTCTGTGACGGGTTGGAGGCCGAGAGAGGAGCTTTCGGCCGCCCGTCATGGGAGATCTGGAGATGACGAAGGTTATCAAAAGAATCGCGTTGTTGCTCTCTTGCGGGATTTCTTTCAACAAGCCGGTGCTGAGCCAATCGACCGTCCGTAGCGTAAACGCCAGTGTCTTGATCGAACGACTAGCCGAGAGCGTCGCGCGCATGTTGTTGCCCACTGACGCGGCTGGCGTTGGTGTCTCGGCCAAGGCACTACTGCGCTTGCTTATCGCGGGCAATACCGAGCGGGAAGTCGCGTGATGCTACGCGACGCTTCCGAACTGGTGCAACGTCTTGCGCGCGATGCCGAGGCGGTGTGTCGCCACTATCTTTCCAACGGAAGGCGCCAGGGGAACTACTGGCTAATCGGCGATGTCAAAAACACGCCGGGCCGCTCCATGTTCGTTCGGTTGAGGGAGTCGCCGAAACGTCCAGCCGGAAAATGGACTGACGCCGCAACGGGCGAGCACGGCGATCTCCTCGACATCATTCGCGAAAGCTGCGGTCTCCTCGACTTCCGCGATGTTGCCGACGAGGCACGCCGCTTCCTCGGTCAGCCGCGATCCGAACCTGGGTCGGACTATCGACCGCCTCTGTCAACAGTACCGACCGGCTCAACGGAATCTGCGCGGCGGCTCTTCGCCATGTCGAGCCCGATTTCCGGCACCATTGTGGAGACCTATCTGCGTCAACGCGGCATAACCAACTTAGGCATCGACAGTTTGCGATTCCAGCCGCGTTGCTACTACCGTCCCGAGGCAGACGCCACAACCGAAATCTGGCCTGCTATGATCGCGGCTGTTACTGACCTCCGGGGACACATCACCGGCGCACACCGCACATGGCTCGATCCATCTAGGTGTGACAAGGCGCCAGTCGGAACCCCACGCCGGGCGATGGGCCACCTTCTCGGTCATGCGGTCCGTTTCGGTCCGTCTGGCGACGTGATGGCGGCGGGTGAGGGCATCGAGACCATGCTGTCGCTTCGCTGCGCTATGCCCTGCATGGCGATGGTCGCAGCGCTCTCGGCCACGCATCTTGCAGCAATCCTGTTTCCAGCAACGCTGCGCCGACTCTATATCGTCCGTGACGACGATCGGGCAGGCGATGGCGCGGTGGCAGGACTGTCCGACCGGGCGCAGTCGGCTGGGATCGAGGCGAGGGTGCTGTCGCCGCAGGATGGAGATTTCAACGAGGATCTGCGGAACTCAGACATCTCCGCGCTGCGCGCGGCGTTGCGCTTCCAGCTCACCCCGGAGGACGTTGGCCGGTTCTTGAGCACGGGCGCTTAGATGGGAGCAGGGAAGAGGCTGGTACTCCGCCCTGACCGTGTGCCATCGACCCCGGGCTTCCGTATTGGCGGAGAGGCCCGCGCCCACGGCCTTCTTGAGAGGGCGACCCTGCGGCAAGCGGTCCGGCCACGCAATGGCGTCCGCCGACTATTTTCCGTCGCGTCCCCAGGGGGCCGCTTTACATCGCGAAGCAAAATAGCCGGCTCCCGCCATCCTCCGCTTCGCTGCGGCCGTTGTCGCTGCGCTCGTCGGTGCAGGTCCGGTCCGCCTGCCGCCTTTCGTCGCCATGAAGGCCGCGATGGGCGCGGCCGATCCGACAAAAGGAGACCACCATGACGATCGACCGCGACGAACAGGCGTACGAGCCACCGCAGGCGACATCCCCGACCGATCACATCCTTACCGAGCTTCAGCTCCATGGCTATCGCCCCTTTCAGGATGAGCCCGACCCGAGATCGCTTCCCGAAGCCTGTACCGTCACCAGTGCCGTCGCCGATATCTTCGACGCACTCACCGCTACCTTGAGCGATACTCGCCTCGAACCCGACCTCGAGGATCTCCTGTGGTCGACGGTGAATCTCTTCCACCGCGCCAGCGAGCGGGTCGAACGTAAACTCGACGACAATGAGCAGGCACAAAAGCGCAGCCAACGCGACCAGGATGGCTCCGAGATCCGCTCGGTCGAACTGGAGCGTCTCACCGCCGAGGGCATGAGTTTGATCGAACGCCGCGATGTCATGGAACTCTTCCGCGACCAGGCCGCCGAACACTTCACCCGACAGATCGGATCGCACTGGCACCCGCGCAGCGGCTCGAAGGTCAACCATCGCGCTCTGACTTCCGCCGTCATCGACAGCCGCGACTTCCTCGCCGCCAGGCGCCGGGCCGGCACCGAAGTCATGCTGCCTCCCGGTCCGAAGATCGCCTTCACCGGCGGCCTCGACTGCAACGATCATCGTCTGATCTGGGACAAGCTCGATCAGGTCCATGCCAAGTATCCAGGCATGGTTCTCTTGCACGGCGGTTCGCCGAAGGGGGCCGAACTTATCGCCGCGCGCTGGGCCGACCACCGTAAAGTTCCGCAAATCGCCTTCAAGCCCGATTGGACCAAACATGCCAAGGCAGCACCGTTCAAGCGCAACGATCAGATGCTCGACGTGCTGCCGATCGGTGTCATCGCCTTCCCCGGCACCGGCATTCAGGAGAACTTGGCTGACAAGGCACGGAAGCTCGGCATCCCCGTCTGGAAATTCGGCAACGGCGGCGCGTGAGCGCCACCGTAGCTCCAGTTGGAGTTGCTATTCATCGAACTTGCAAAGCGGCAATGAGATGTGCTCGCAACTCATGCATTGCCGTTCTTCGTCGGCATGAACGTGGGATCTATTCCTTTCAAGCCGGAGCAGGCCCGTTCGGTGCCGTCGTAGTTTGGCTTCGTCACGGCCGGTGTCACACTCGTAGTCGGGCAGTACGCCTTCTCCGTCGCGCGCTCGAATCGTTCGCCTTCATCTGGGTTACTGTTCGCGGTTCCGGCGGCGCGCGCTGGCTATGATGTGATCCTTGCTCATGCACAGTTCGGCATTCCCTCGGAATGGTGGCGGCAGTCGTTCGCTGTGCTTGGCGCCATCGCTGTCGGGGTCGCCGCTTACGCGAATGTGTCGATATCGACTGACACCGCGCTCAGAGCAGGCGCTGCGCTCAGCCATTGGTCAGCCACCCAATGGGACGGCGACTACGGGGCGGGTGACTATGCGCGTCTGTCGTCACTCGGTTGGCATAACGCTGAAATCTGCTCGTCGTTGCTGATCGCCACATCGCGGTCCCCTCGCTCGCCCCGATTGAGCCGGATGATCTCTTCGGCCGACAGCAACCCCGTGGTGACCGGCACATGCGCTGACTTCCATCTGCTCGGTAACAACGGGGACGCCTTTCTGCACGCCAGGTTTCCTTTTCCTTCGCTGGGAAGGCCGGGCTTCTTGTGTGAGCCGATTGTCCGCTGGCACGTCTCCTAAATGCTGTTCAGCGCTCGCGAGCACCTAGCCTCTCATTGGCTTGATCTGGCCGAAGGCCGGCTACGCCTCGATCGCCTGAACCGCAATGGCGGCGGCGAGACTTTCTTCCCCTGGGCTTCGCCCATTCCTCGCGAGGCAAGAAAGTCTCACCGCCGCCATCCTCCGCTGCGCTGCGGCCTTTGGGGGTGCGGCGTCGATCGCCTTCGGCTTTCAGATCGCCATCGAGGCCGCGGTGGTCGCGGAGCTCGAAAACAGCAAGGAGAAGTGACATGGCTAACATCGGCTCATTCAAGAAATCCGGCCAGGAATTCCAGGGCGAGATCGTCACCCTGAGCCTCCAGACCAGGGGCGTCCGCATCGTCCCCGAGACTGACCGGACCAACGACAACGCGCCGAGCCACCGGGTCTATGTCGGTCGCGCCGAGATCGGGGCTGCCTGGTCGAAGCGCTCCACCGAAGGCCGCGATTATCTCTCGGTCAAGCTGGACGATCCGAGCTTCAACGCTCCGATCTACGCCAACCTCTTCGACGACGAAGACGCCGAGACCTTCACCCTCATCTGGTCCCGCAGCCGCAAGCCGAATGGCGACTGAGGCTCATTTCGCCCCGCCCGAGTTCCTCGGGCGGGGCTTTTTTGCTTTAAAGTCCGCTCACGGCAGTCACATACCTTGATGTGGATGCCGTGGGCTTGGGCGTGCGCATCGCGCGCGGTAGCCTTCAACGCGTCGGTCCCCCAAACGACGTTCTTAGTGAGGATTATGCGAAGGAGTTTGCGCCTGCAATCGATGCACAGTTGTCCCTTGCCGCATTCCCCTCGCTCAAGTGTTCAATGATGCATTCAAGTGATGGTGTACCGGTCTTTAGCGTTGGGCGCGTCCGCTGGCCTCGGACCGGGCTCTCGTGCACCGAGCCGCGGGGCGTCTCGGCCATCCGGCTTTGATCCCTCGCGCGATCATGGGTCGCTCGCCGGAGGCACTCGCCTTCGGGTCCCGCCGTCATTTCATTCCGGCGTCGCTATCACTGCCCCTCTGCGGGTGCCTTGTTAACCGGTCTCGCGACTGCAGTCGGTCCCGCGTCCCGCCGCTTTCAGCGTCGGCGCTATGCTGACGCTCCTGCGGCTGCCTCTTTCTCCAGCCTGCGCTTCGCTTCGGCACGATCTCGTCGGTCTCCGTTGGCGGACGAGAATTGGAGGATAAATCCGACGGTTATCGTCATAGAGCCGCTCGTCCCGTTTGGGTCCATGGGACGGTTCAGGCGTGCCTAGCAGAACTGATATGATCTATATATGGTCCACATGACTCTAAATGATATGTTTATGATACATATTAATCGACCGTCAAAGTAGAATGAGCTATAAAGGAGGCGCAGAAGGTAACATGAACTGTTTATGGACCATACATGTCGAAAACCCAACGCCCTCTCTCCCCCTATGCCGCTGAAGCGGTGGCCCTTCTTGGCCAGCTCATTCGCAGGGCGCGCATCGAACGCAAGCTCAAGGCCGTCGATGTGACCGACCGGGCAGGGATCTCGCGTGGTCTCCTGCGGCGCATCGAGACGGGCGATCCCGGATGCACGATTGGCGCGGTGTTCGAGGTCTCGACAATTGTCGGCGTGCGACTGTTCGATACCGATCAGACAGCACTATCCAGGGCCGTCGAGACCAATCGCGAAATAATGGCGCTGCTGCCGAAATCGGTTCGCAGTCCACGTATCGAGGCCGACGATGACTTCTGACGCCAAAAACACCCAGGCTTTTGTCTGGGTTTGGCTCCCAGATCAAACAGAACCCGTCGTCGCCGGCCTTCTGTCGGCAAGTGGCAAGCAACTCGTATTCAACTACGGGCGAAGTTACCTCGCGCGCAAGGATGCCATTCCCCTCTATGAACCGGAATTGCCGCTGCGGAGCGGAATCCTGCCGCTCATGGCGGGGTTGAGCATGCCGAGCTGTATTCGCGACGCAGCTCCTGACGCATGGGGCCGCCGCATTATCATCAATCGAAAATTCGGAGTGCAAAGCAGGAATGTCGATCCGGGTAGCGTCGATGAGTTCACCTATCTGTTGGAATCCGGTTCAGACCGCATCGGCGCATTGGATTTTCAGACATCCTCCGCGAATTACCTGGCGCGAGAAGGAGCTGAAGTCTCCCTCGACAAGCTCCTGAACGCCGCAGCGCTGGTTGAAAAGGGAGTTCCGCTCCCGGCTGAACTCGATCAGGCCCTTCTCCATGGAACCTCGATCGGAGGTGCGCGCCCCAAGACGATGATCACGTCGGGCAACAAGAAATTTGTTGCGAAGTTCTCATCGCAGAACGACCTCTACGGTGTCGTCAAGGCCGAGTACATCGCCATGCGTCTGGCCGCTGATGTCGGCCTGACCGTTGCCCCGGTGAGCCTTGAACGCGCAGCGGGAAAGGACGTCCTCCTTATCGAACGCTTTGATCGCGTGAAAATGGAAGGAGGTTGGAGTCGGAAAGCCATGGTTTCCGCCCTCACGCTGCTTGAGCTCGACGAACTCATGGCCCGCTATGCCAGCTATGAGCAACTCGCGACCATCATCCGCCACCGATTTCAGGCGCCAAGGGAGACGCTCAAAGAGCTCTTTGCTCGAATGCTGTTCAACATTCTCTGTGGAAATACCGATGACCACGCGCGCAATCACGCCGCTTTCTGGAACGGTAAGGAACTGTCCTTGACCCCTGCATATGACATCTGTCCGCAAAATCGGACAGGTGGAGAAGCCACCCAAGCCATGCTGATCATGGGCCAGGAGCGCGCAAGCCAAATTGCTTTGTGCCTGAAAGCGGCGCCGCTGTTTCTGATCAACAACGCCGAGGCAATCCTGCTCGCCACCAGACAAATCAAAACGATCAAGCAGCGCTGGCCCACTGTATGCGATGAGGCAAAGCTCAGCATGGTAGATCGGAATTTCCTCTGGCGTCGCCAATTTTTGAATCCGTATGCCTTTCTGGGCGCACCGGAAGCCGTCACAAACCTGATCGATTAGAAGGGCATCTCAACCGCGAGGTACGCCAGACGCGAGTCGACATTTTGATCCGAGAATCGAAAGTAACCGAAATCGTTCTGCACGAGGAAAACCGCAAGCCGGAGGGCAATCTTCGATTTCGTGCTGGGATCACGGTGCTCGCCCGGAGGCGCATCACGATGCCGTCTCGAACCGGAAGGCAACGCAAAGCGCCTGATGGAGCGCGTCATCTGAACGGCGATGACGCGTGTCCGCGTCCGGCGCTCGCCGGGCCTTCGGCCCGGCTCGCAAAGGGACAGAGCTCGACATTTCCCTATATCGGATCTCGAACCGCGCCCGCACTTAGCTGACGGTCGTACCCCGTGTTTTTCTCTTTCCGCTGAACGCCGTTGGACGGGTAAGAAGGTCGGCTGCTTCAACGCCTAAGGCCCGTGCCAGGCGATCGACCACATCAATTCCGGCCGCATAAACACTTCGCTCGAGGGCACTGATATAGGTCCGGTCAATCTCCGCGCGATGGGCCAACTCTTCCTGCGACAAGCCGCGGGCTCTCCTGAGCTTTCTCAAATTGATGGCCAGTATCTCGCGTATGTCCATACACGAGAAGCCACATTCTTGAAGAGTATTTCACCACGGAGTATTCTCTACAAACGTAAAGCGGCGAATGTTGCGCACCAAAGTTTTAACCTTTCGACCCTTCCAGCGACCGCGGCGCCGATCTAGAAGTTGGCAGAACTAAGGCGTAGAGACTTATGAAGAAGCCACCACTCGACCCGGACGTCGCAGATGTAGCGCCGACCGATTCGGCGCTAACGCCCTATGACGGACAGCACGTCATAACGTATGCGCGCCTCTTGGCAGCCGAGAGCGAGGGGGCCGACTGGCGAGAAGTTACACGAATAGTGTTACATATCGATCCAGAGCGAGAACCCGACCGCGCGCACAATGCATACCTGACTCATCTTGCGCGGGCTAAGTGGGTTACAGAGCGGGGACGCCTCTTGCACGGTGCCGGCTCGAATTAGAAGAAATCTACCGACCCTATATCCATCGTCAGCACAATTTTCTCCGGCTGATTGGTGGTCATCCCGGAGCACCACGTGGTGCCAAAATAGGGGCTTCCTACAACCCAATCGATCAGAATTATTGCGCCGCAATCCTCGTTAGCTTTGTGAATGGGGCGGAAGCAATGCCTGAGTTCGACTGGCGCTCGCCGGAATCCTACAAGAGCCTGCAAAATGCTGACATCACCGACATCGCCTGGGAATGCCTGCGTCGCAATGCGGATTACCGACGCGACTACGAAGCGATGATCGCCAACAGTCCCGATGGCGAGGCAACCCCGGAATTCCGGAGGAGGTGGGGCATCTGCTTTCGCTCATGATCCGCAAGAGTCCTGTGGCAAGCAAGTTATCTTTTGGGCGCCAGAGGTTCTGCCGACTGTCGTTCCAGTTGCAGCAACCACGGCGCGCCTTAAGGACGACACGCCCCAGCCGCTGCTCGATCTTGCGGCCGGCCAGGTGCGGCGCGCCTCCGATGGATGGCACGCCATCCTTCGTGTTGGCACGTTTGAGCATCGTGTCTGGCTAAAAGAGCCGCCCGCTATCGGTACCAATTATGTGGCAGAGTTGCCGTTTGACGGCGATTTCGACGCACGCGCTTATGCTGCCCGAAGGCTGTGGCGCGCAATCAACGGGCGCACACTGGGGCCCGCTTTTCACGAGCTATCCAAACAGCGGCGCGAGCGGCTGAGCGCTGCTATTCGCGCGCTCGATGCTCGCAATTCTGGCGGCATTTACCGCTCAATTGCGGAGGCGCTGTTTAGCAAGAAGCACATCCCGGATCGTGCCTGGAAAACACACGACCTGCGCAATCGAACCATCCGTCTCGTGCAAAGTGGCCTCGCATTGATGCGCGGCGGCTATCGCGACCTTCTGCGGCCCAAGCGCAGAGGCAAGTAGTGCCTCTTCGGGGGTATCGAAAATCAACCCCTTGATCATCGGCATCCCCTGCGCGGGCCCGCTCCTCCATGATGACCGCACACCCGCCGGCGCCACCGCTGGTACGCGTCGTCATCAAAGAGCTCTCAAATGCCCGATCCAATGGCCGGCCTACCGCCGCGATTCCTGCGTACGCCAGAGGCTGCGCGATATCTGGGCCTTTCCGGCCGCACCCTTGAAAAGCACCGTACGTACGGCACAGGACCGATCTATCGGAAGATCGGCGGTCGCGTCGTCTACGGGCTGGACGATCTGAAGGCCTGGGCTGATCTTGGTGCCAAGAAATCGACATCGGATCCGGGCAAGGGCACGGTACTGCCTGCCAAGAAACATCCGACCCTACGCCCGTATGCGGGCCAAGAACGCCGCTAATTGCCAAGAGGAACAAAGGCGATGCGGCGCAAATGCCTGTCCGAGCCCGATCAGCTTGAGCTCTTTCGTGCGTTACCCGCGCTCCAGCTAAGCAACGAGCAGTCTTCCAAAGCTCGGAGCACACCATGACCGATGTCACGGAAGTCGAACTCCTTTGGCTCGAGAATCGCATCGAGAACCGCATTCGGTTCGGACGTGCCGTCGAGGAAAAGATCCTCGACCCTCGCCGACGGCTCCTGTCATTTGCGCCAGGTAGCATCTTTGCTTTCGTTCGCTGGACGTCGAGCGACTTCGGAACGGCGATCTCGCGGATCGACATCTTACGGGCGGTCGCACCGGGACAGCGGTGCTCGACGGTGCCGTATGTGAAGCCGGGTGGTGAGATTCTTCTGCGTTTGCCTGGCTGGCCCAAGGTCGAACGGGTGCTTCAGCTGATCGATGCGGTCGAAGCGCTCGGCGTCGATCCGGCGGACGCTGCGCCCGACTATTGGCATCACGTTCATAACCGCCTGTCTGTCAACGAGAACCCGCGTCCTTACACGAAAGCGCGACACCAGGCGTGGCTTCACCGGCAGAGGATCATGCGATGAAAAACTGCTTGAAGACGTGGACCGCGATGCTTGCCGGCGCGGCCGCCCTCTTCGCGCCGACCGTTCTGGAGACGACACCGCTCTACGTCTGGAATGCGTCCGACAGTGTACCGATCGGCCTCTATCGCTTGCGCTCCGCCGACAACCTGTTTGTCACCGAGCTGGTTGCGGTTCAGCCCCCAGAACCGCTTGCGATCTTCCTCGACCTGAACGGCTATCTGCCGGCCGGCGTGCCGTTGCTCAAACGCGTGCTGGCGCTTCCGGGGCAGACCGTCTGCAGAAGCGGGCTCACCGTTTCCGTCGACGCGATTGAAATGGGCGAAGCTCGAGATCGCGATGGCCGCGGCCGGCCGCTCCCCAAATGGCAGGGCTGCCGCGTCGTCGGCGAGGGCGAGTTCTTTGTCATGAACTGGCAGTCCGTCAACTCGCTGGATGGCCGCTATTTCGGGTTCTTGCCGACATCAGCCGTGATTGGCCGAGCGTTCCCTGTGTGGACCTGGGAGGACTGATCGTGCGCGTGTTGGGAATTAGATCTGCCATTCCTCTGTTCGACCGAGTGCGGCACCATTTCTTCATCTCGACCAACAACCGCGCAGCCGTCGCGCGCAGCGGCGATCCAGGGCGGCCGAAAGGCCGGCGCGAAGCGGCTTTACCCTGGACGGGCGCGAGCACGACGGCATGCTTGCGGTCGTTCGGGAGGAGCGTTCGCGTCGTCGTACCGTTGTTCTTTCTCCTGACTGTGTGCGACTTTTCTGCTGCAGGGGAGACACGAGCCGCAACGCATACAGCGAGTTCCCGAACTAGCGATCCCCTCGCGGGTTTCATTGACGATGCCTCGCGTCGCTTCGGCGTACCCGTGCAATGGATACGCTCGGTCTTAGGCGCGGAAAGCGCGGGAGATGTTCGCGCCAGGTCCCCGAAAGGCGCCTTGGGGCTGATGCAAATCATGCCGAATACCTGGACGGACTTGCGCCTGCGGTACGGCCTCGGCAACGATCCTTACGATGCCCGGGA harbors:
- a CDS encoding transcriptional regulator domain-containing protein; translated protein: MPEFDWRSPESYKSLQNADITDIAWECLRRNADYRRDYEAMIANSPDGEATPEFRRRWGICFRS
- a CDS encoding DUF2285 domain-containing protein, whose product is MRRASDGWHAILRVGTFEHRVWLKEPPAIGTNYVAELPFDGDFDARAYAARRLWRAINGRTLGPAFHELSKQRRERLSAAIRALDARNSGGIYRSIAEALFSKKHIPDRAWKTHDLRNRTIRLVQSGLALMRGGYRDLLRPKRRGK
- a CDS encoding helix-turn-helix transcriptional regulator; its protein translation is MPDPMAGLPPRFLRTPEAARYLGLSGRTLEKHRTYGTGPIYRKIGGRVVYGLDDLKAWADLGAKKSTSDPGKGTVLPAKKHPTLRPYAGQERR
- a CDS encoding DUF2840 domain-containing protein, yielding MTDVTEVELLWLENRIENRIRFGRAVEEKILDPRRRLLSFAPGSIFAFVRWTSSDFGTAISRIDILRAVAPGQRCSTVPYVKPGGEILLRLPGWPKVERVLQLIDAVEALGVDPADAAPDYWHHVHNRLSVNENPRPYTKARHQAWLHRQRIMR
- a CDS encoding S26 family signal peptidase, which codes for MLAGAAALFAPTVLETTPLYVWNASDSVPIGLYRLRSADNLFVTELVAVQPPEPLAIFLDLNGYLPAGVPLLKRVLALPGQTVCRSGLTVSVDAIEMGEARDRDGRGRPLPKWQGCRVVGEGEFFVMNWQSVNSLDGRYFGFLPTSAVIGRAFPVWTWED